In Rattus rattus isolate New Zealand chromosome 3, Rrattus_CSIRO_v1, whole genome shotgun sequence, one genomic interval encodes:
- the LOC116895854 gene encoding vomeronasal type-2 receptor 1-like: protein MGWICKLLFTGKSCNWTCMALRVTLAVEFCLCLSSILGKTISLYFACRVYKSKTWLISVHPIFHKLIVLISVVGEIGVYTAYLMLKPLRMFKDIEPQKVKSIIECNEGSVEFLCSIFGFDVLLALLCFLAAFVARKLPDNYYEGKCITFGMLVFFVAWIYFVPAYLSTKGKFKVAVEIFIIFVL, encoded by the coding sequence atgggctggatctgcAAGTTGTTGTTCACAGGCAAGTCATGCAACTGGACCTGCATGGCCCTTCGGGTCACTCTGGCAGtggaattttgcctttgtctgTCTTCCATTCTTGGAAAGACTATTTCACTCTATTTTGCCTGCAGGGTTTACAAATCCAAAACCTGGCTTATATCCGTGCACCCCATTTTCCATAAACTCATTGTGCTGATTTCTGTTGTAGGGGAGATTGGTGTATACACAGCTTATTTGATGCTGAAGCCTCTGAGGATGTTCAAGGACATTGAACCTCAGAAGGTAAAGAGCATCATTGAATGCAATGAAGGTTCTGTAGAgtttctttgctccatttttgggTTTGATGTCCTTCTGGCTCTGCTGTGTTTCCTTGCAGCCTTTGTGGCTCGCAAGCTGCCAGATAACTATTACGAAGGGAAATGTATCACTTTTGGGATGCTGGTCTTTTTCGTTGCCTGGATATATTTTGTCCCTGCTTACTTGAGCACCAAAGGCAAATTCAAAGTGGCTgtggaaatatttattattttcgtGCTGTGA